A genomic stretch from Enterobacter oligotrophicus includes:
- the lldD gene encoding FMN-dependent L-lactate dehydrogenase LldD: MIISAASDYRAAAQRILPPFLFHYIDGGAYAEYTLRRNVEDLSEVALRQRVLKNMSDLSLETKLFNETLSMPVALAPVGLCGMYARRGEVQAAAAADAKGIPFTLSTVSVCPIEEVAPTIKRPMWFQLYVLRDRGFMRNALERAKAAGCSTLVFTVDMPTPGARYRDAHSGMSGPNAALRRYWQAVTHPQWAWDVGVNGRPHDLGNISAYLGKPTGLEDYIGWLANNFDPSISWKDLEWIREFWDGPMVIKGILDPEDARDAVRFGADGIVVSNHGGRQLDGVLSSARALPAIADAVKGDIAILADSGIRNGLDVVRMIALGADSVLLGRAYLYALATSGQAGVANLLNLIEKEMKVAMTLTGAKSISEISKDSLVQELSKLPAALAPLSQGNAA, encoded by the coding sequence ATGATTATTTCAGCAGCCAGTGACTATCGCGCCGCGGCGCAGCGCATTTTGCCGCCGTTCCTGTTCCACTATATCGACGGCGGGGCGTATGCCGAATATACCCTGCGTCGCAACGTGGAAGATCTCTCGGAAGTGGCCCTGCGCCAGCGCGTGCTGAAGAATATGTCTGACCTGAGCCTCGAGACGAAGCTGTTTAACGAGACGCTCTCCATGCCGGTGGCGCTTGCGCCTGTCGGCTTATGCGGCATGTACGCCCGCCGTGGCGAAGTGCAGGCCGCTGCAGCGGCGGACGCCAAAGGTATTCCGTTTACCCTCTCCACCGTTTCGGTCTGCCCGATTGAAGAAGTCGCTCCGACCATTAAGCGCCCGATGTGGTTCCAGCTGTATGTTCTGCGGGATCGCGGTTTTATGCGTAACGCGCTGGAGCGCGCCAAAGCGGCGGGCTGCTCAACGCTGGTCTTTACCGTGGATATGCCAACGCCCGGTGCGCGCTATCGTGATGCTCACTCCGGCATGAGCGGCCCGAATGCCGCCCTGCGCCGCTACTGGCAGGCGGTGACTCATCCGCAGTGGGCATGGGATGTCGGCGTGAATGGCCGTCCGCACGATCTGGGGAATATCTCGGCCTACCTCGGTAAACCGACCGGGCTGGAAGATTACATCGGCTGGCTGGCGAATAACTTCGATCCCTCCATCTCCTGGAAAGACCTGGAGTGGATACGCGAATTCTGGGACGGCCCGATGGTGATCAAGGGTATCCTCGATCCGGAAGATGCGCGCGACGCGGTACGTTTCGGTGCCGATGGGATCGTGGTCTCTAACCACGGCGGACGCCAGCTCGACGGCGTGCTTTCTTCTGCACGCGCGTTGCCCGCCATTGCTGATGCGGTGAAAGGCGATATCGCGATCCTCGCCGACAGCGGCATTCGTAACGGGCTGGATGTGGTACGGATGATTGCGCTTGGCGCAGACAGCGTGCTGCTGGGCCGTGCTTACCTGTACGCGCTGGCCACCAGCGGTCAGGCGGGCGTGGCGAACCTGCTGAACCTGATCGAGAAAGAGATGAAGGTGGCGATGACGCTGACCGGTGCGAAGTCGATTAGCGAAATCAGCAAGGATTCGCTGGTGCAGGAGCTGAGTAAATTGCCTGCGGCGCTGGCACCGCTGTCGCAGGGGAATGCGGCTTAA
- the ilvG gene encoding acetolactate synthase 2 catalytic subunit — protein sequence MNGAQWVVHALRAQGVETIFGYPGGAIMPIYDALYDGGVEHLLCRHEQGAAMAAIGYARATGKTGVCMATSGPGATNLITGLADALLDSVPVVAITGQVASPFIGTDAFQEVDVLGLSLACTKHSFLVQSLEELPRIMAEAFDVANSGRPGPVLVDIPKDIQVALGDLEPHFSTVENNDVFPHAEVEEARQMLAQAKQPMLYVGGGVGMAQAVPALREFIAVTQMPATCTLKGLGAVDADYPYYLGMLGMHGTKAANLAVQECDLLIAVGARFDDRVTGKLNTFAPNAKVIHMDIDPAEMNKLRQAHVALQGDLNALLPALQQPLDINAWRQHTADMRAEHAWRYDHPGEAIYAPLLLKQLSDRKPADSVVTTDVGQHQMWSAQHMTYTRPENFITSSGLGTMGFGLPAAVGAQVARPNDTVICISGDGSFMMNVQELGTVKRKQLPLKIVLLDNQRLGMVRQWQQLFFQERYSETTLTDNPDFLMLASAFGIPGQHITRKDQVEAALDTMLSSEGPYLLHVSIDELENVWPLVPPGASNSQMLEKLS from the coding sequence ATGAATGGGGCACAGTGGGTAGTACATGCGTTGCGCGCGCAGGGAGTCGAGACAATATTCGGTTATCCGGGTGGCGCAATTATGCCGATTTACGATGCACTGTATGACGGCGGCGTGGAACACCTCTTGTGCCGACACGAGCAGGGCGCAGCAATGGCGGCCATTGGTTACGCGCGCGCCACCGGTAAAACCGGCGTCTGCATGGCAACGTCCGGTCCGGGCGCAACCAACCTGATCACCGGTCTGGCGGATGCGTTGCTCGATTCCGTTCCCGTTGTCGCCATCACCGGTCAGGTGGCTTCTCCGTTCATCGGAACCGACGCCTTCCAGGAGGTGGACGTACTCGGTTTGTCGCTGGCCTGTACCAAACACAGCTTCCTTGTTCAGTCTCTGGAAGAGCTGCCGCGCATTATGGCAGAAGCGTTCGACGTGGCTAATTCCGGTCGTCCTGGCCCGGTTCTGGTTGATATCCCGAAAGATATCCAGGTTGCTCTGGGCGATCTGGAGCCGCATTTTTCCACCGTTGAAAATAACGATGTCTTCCCGCATGCCGAAGTGGAAGAGGCCCGCCAGATGCTGGCGCAGGCGAAACAGCCGATGCTGTATGTCGGTGGTGGCGTTGGTATGGCGCAGGCCGTTCCTGCCCTGCGCGAATTTATCGCGGTAACGCAAATGCCCGCCACCTGCACGCTGAAAGGATTGGGCGCGGTCGACGCGGACTACCCATACTATTTGGGCATGTTAGGGATGCACGGCACCAAAGCGGCAAACCTGGCGGTGCAGGAGTGCGACCTGCTCATCGCCGTCGGTGCCCGTTTTGATGACCGCGTCACTGGCAAGCTGAATACCTTCGCGCCGAATGCCAAAGTGATCCATATGGATATCGACCCGGCGGAGATGAACAAACTGCGTCAGGCGCATGTTGCGCTGCAGGGCGATCTCAACGCGCTGTTACCGGCGTTACAGCAGCCGCTGGATATCAACGCATGGCGTCAACACACCGCAGACATGCGCGCTGAACACGCCTGGCGTTACGATCACCCCGGCGAGGCCATCTACGCACCGCTGCTGTTGAAACAGTTGTCCGACCGTAAACCGGCAGACAGCGTGGTGACGACGGATGTGGGCCAGCATCAGATGTGGTCAGCCCAGCACATGACCTATACCCGCCCGGAAAACTTCATCACCTCCAGTGGCTTAGGGACGATGGGCTTCGGCCTGCCTGCTGCCGTAGGCGCACAGGTTGCCCGACCGAACGATACCGTAATCTGTATCTCCGGTGACGGCTCCTTCATGATGAACGTTCAGGAGCTCGGCACCGTGAAGCGCAAGCAGTTACCGCTGAAGATCGTGTTGCTCGATAACCAGCGTTTAGGGATGGTTCGCCAGTGGCAACAGTTGTTCTTCCAGGAGCGTTACAGCGAAACCACCCTGACCGATAACCCCGATTTCCTCATGCTGGCCAGCGCCTTTGGTATCCCAGGCCAGCACATCACCCGTAAAGACCAGGTTGAAGCGGCACTCGACACCATGCTGTCAAGCGAAGGGCCCTACCTGCTTCATGTCTCAATCGACGAGCTTGAGAATGTCTGGCCGTTGGTACCGCCCGGTGCCAGTAACTCACAAATGCTGGAGAAATTATCATGA
- the ilvM gene encoding acetolactate synthase 2 small subunit: MMQHQVAVQARFNPETLERVLRVVRHRGFQICSMNMETATDARNINIELTVASPRSVDLLFSQLTKLVDVAHVAICQSTTTSQQIRA, from the coding sequence ATGATGCAACATCAGGTCGCCGTGCAGGCTCGCTTCAATCCAGAGACATTAGAACGCGTTTTGCGTGTGGTGCGTCACCGTGGTTTTCAGATTTGCTCTATGAATATGGAGACGGCCACCGACGCCCGGAACATCAATATCGAATTGACCGTTGCCAGCCCGCGGTCGGTCGACTTACTGTTTAGTCAGTTAACGAAACTGGTCGATGTGGCACACGTTGCCATCTGCCAGAGCACAACCACATCACAACAAATCCGCGCTTGA
- the ilvE gene encoding branched-chain-amino-acid transaminase — MTTKKADYIWFNGEMVRWEDAKVHVMSHALHYGTSVFEGIRCYDSHKGPVVFRHCEHMQRLHDSAKIYRFPVSQSVDELMEACRDVIRKNNLTSAYIRPLVFVGDVGMGVNPPAGYTTDVIIAAFPWGAYLGAEALDQGIDAMVSSWNRVAPNTIPTAAKAGGNYLSSLLVGSEARRHGYQEGIALDVNGYISEGAGENLFEVKDGILFTPPFTSSALPGITRDAIIKLAKDLGIEVREQVLSRESLYLADEVFMSGTAAEITPVRSVDGIQVGEGRCGPVTKRIQQAFFGLFTGETEDKYGWLDQVNH, encoded by the coding sequence ATGACGACGAAAAAAGCTGATTACATTTGGTTCAATGGTGAGATGGTTCGCTGGGAGGACGCGAAAGTCCACGTCATGTCCCACGCGCTGCATTACGGTACGTCTGTGTTTGAAGGCATCCGTTGCTACGATTCTCACAAAGGGCCAGTGGTGTTCCGCCATTGCGAACACATGCAGCGTCTGCATGATTCAGCCAAAATTTATCGTTTCCCGGTCTCTCAGAGCGTGGATGAGCTGATGGAAGCCTGCCGCGACGTGATTCGTAAGAACAACCTGACCAGCGCCTACATTCGTCCGCTGGTATTCGTGGGTGACGTGGGGATGGGCGTTAACCCGCCAGCCGGATACACCACCGATGTGATCATTGCCGCGTTCCCGTGGGGTGCCTACCTGGGTGCAGAAGCGCTGGATCAGGGGATCGACGCAATGGTTTCTTCCTGGAACCGCGTGGCACCAAACACCATTCCGACTGCGGCAAAAGCAGGCGGTAACTACCTTTCCTCATTGCTGGTCGGTAGCGAAGCGCGTCGTCATGGTTATCAGGAAGGCATCGCGCTGGACGTGAATGGCTATATCTCTGAAGGTGCAGGCGAAAACCTGTTTGAAGTTAAAGACGGTATCCTGTTCACGCCGCCGTTTACCTCTTCCGCGCTGCCGGGGATCACCCGTGACGCCATTATCAAGCTGGCGAAAGATCTGGGCATTGAAGTGCGTGAGCAGGTTCTGTCCCGCGAGTCTCTGTACCTGGCGGATGAAGTGTTCATGTCCGGTACGGCTGCCGAAATCACGCCGGTTCGCAGTGTCGACGGAATCCAGGTAGGCGAAGGCCGCTGTGGTCCGGTGACTAAACGTATTCAGCAAGCCTTCTTTGGCCTCTTTACCGGTGAAACGGAAGATAAATACGGCTGGTTGGATCAGGTTAATCACTAA
- the ilvD gene encoding dihydroxy-acid dehydratase produces MPKYRSATTTHGRNMAGARALWRATGMTDADFGKPIIAVVNSFTQFVPGHVHLRDLGKLVAEQIEASGGVAKEFNTIAVDDGIAMGHGGMLYSLPSRELIADSVEYMVNAHCADAMVCISNCDKITPGMLMASLRLNIPVIFVSGGPMEAGKTKLSDKIIKLDLVDAMIQGADPKVSDEQSNQVERSACPTCGSCSGMFTANSMNCLTEALGLSQPGNGSLLATHTDRKKLFLNAGKRIVELTKRYYEQDDESALPRNIASKAAFENAMTLDIAMGGSTNTVLHLLAAAQEAEIDFTMSDIDKLSRKVPQLCKVAPSTQKYHMEDVHRAGGVIGILGELDRAGLLNRDVKNVLGLTLPQALEKYDVMLTKDDAVKNMFRAGPAGIRTTQAFSQDCRWDTLDDDRAEGCIRSLEYAYSKDGGLAVLYGNFAENGCIVKTAGVDDSILKFTGPAKVYESQDEAVDAILGGKVVEGDVVVIRYEGPKGGPGMQEMLYPTTFLKSMGLGKACALITDGRFSGGTSGLSIGHVSPEAASGGNIAIIEDGDLIEIDIPNRGIQLKLSDQEIAARREAQEARGDKAWTPKDRQREVSFALRAYASLATSADKGAVRDKTKLGG; encoded by the coding sequence ATGCCTAAGTATCGTTCTGCCACCACCACCCACGGCCGTAATATGGCGGGTGCCCGCGCGCTGTGGCGCGCCACCGGGATGACCGACGCCGATTTCGGCAAGCCCATTATCGCCGTGGTGAACTCTTTCACCCAGTTCGTGCCGGGCCACGTGCACCTGCGCGATCTCGGTAAACTGGTTGCCGAACAAATTGAAGCGTCCGGCGGTGTGGCGAAAGAGTTCAACACCATTGCGGTGGATGACGGTATCGCGATGGGTCACGGGGGCATGCTCTATTCACTGCCGTCGCGCGAGCTGATCGCCGACTCGGTGGAGTACATGGTGAACGCCCACTGTGCTGATGCGATGGTCTGTATCTCCAACTGCGACAAAATCACCCCAGGGATGCTGATGGCTTCCCTGCGCCTGAACATCCCGGTGATCTTCGTCTCCGGTGGCCCAATGGAAGCGGGTAAAACCAAACTATCCGACAAAATCATCAAGCTCGACCTCGTTGATGCGATGATTCAGGGGGCGGACCCGAAAGTCTCTGATGAGCAGAGCAACCAGGTGGAACGCTCCGCGTGCCCGACCTGCGGCTCCTGTTCCGGTATGTTCACCGCCAACTCCATGAACTGTCTGACCGAAGCGCTGGGCCTCTCTCAGCCCGGCAACGGTTCGCTGCTGGCGACCCATACCGATCGTAAAAAGCTGTTCCTCAATGCCGGTAAACGCATCGTTGAGCTGACCAAACGCTACTACGAGCAGGACGACGAAAGCGCGCTGCCGCGTAACATCGCCAGCAAGGCCGCGTTTGAAAATGCCATGACGCTGGACATCGCCATGGGCGGCTCCACCAACACCGTTCTGCACCTGCTGGCTGCCGCGCAGGAAGCGGAGATCGACTTCACCATGAGTGACATCGACAAGCTCTCCCGCAAGGTGCCACAGCTGTGCAAAGTCGCGCCGAGTACCCAGAAATATCACATGGAAGACGTACACCGCGCGGGTGGCGTGATCGGTATCCTCGGCGAGCTGGATCGTGCCGGGCTGCTGAACCGCGACGTGAAAAACGTGCTCGGTCTGACGCTGCCGCAGGCGCTGGAAAAATACGATGTCATGCTGACCAAAGACGATGCGGTGAAAAACATGTTCCGCGCCGGTCCGGCAGGGATTCGCACCACGCAGGCATTCTCGCAGGATTGCCGCTGGGACACCCTGGATGACGATCGCGCCGAAGGCTGTATCCGTTCTCTGGAATACGCTTACAGCAAAGACGGCGGCCTGGCCGTGCTGTACGGCAACTTTGCGGAAAACGGCTGTATCGTTAAAACGGCTGGCGTGGATGACAGCATCCTGAAATTCACCGGTCCGGCAAAAGTGTATGAAAGCCAGGACGAGGCGGTAGACGCCATTCTCGGCGGCAAAGTGGTGGAAGGCGATGTGGTGGTGATCCGCTACGAAGGGCCGAAAGGCGGGCCGGGTATGCAGGAGATGCTCTATCCAACCACCTTCCTGAAATCGATGGGACTCGGTAAAGCCTGTGCGCTGATCACCGACGGTCGTTTCTCCGGCGGCACCTCAGGCCTCTCCATCGGCCACGTTTCACCGGAAGCGGCAAGCGGCGGCAACATCGCGATCATCGAAGATGGCGATCTGATTGAAATCGACATTCCGAACCGCGGCATTCAGCTGAAGCTGAGCGATCAGGAAATTGCGGCGCGTCGTGAAGCGCAGGAAGCGCGCGGCGACAAAGCCTGGACGCCGAAAGACCGCCAGCGTGAAGTCTCCTTCGCCCTGCGTGCTTACGCGAGCCTTGCCACCAGTGCAGATAAAGGCGCGGTGCGCGACAAAACTAAACTTGGGGGCTAA
- the ilvA gene encoding threonine ammonia-lyase, biosynthetic: MAESQPLSAAPEGAEYLRAVLRAPVYEAVQVTPLQKMEKISSRLDNVILVKREDRQPVHSFKLRGAYAMMAGLTDEQKARGVITASAGNHAQGVAFSSARLGLKALIVMPVATADIKVDAVRGFGGEVLLHGANFDEAKAKAIELAQQQGFTWVPPFDHPMVIAGQGTLALELLQQDAHLDRVFVPVGGGGLAAGVAVLIKQLMPQIKVIAVEAEDSACLKAALDAGHPVDLPRVGLFAEGVAVKRIGDETFRLCQEYLDDIVTVDSDAICAAMKDLFEDVRAVAEPSGALALAGMKKYIAQHNIRGERLAHVLSGANVNFHGLRYVSERCELGEQREALLAVTIPEEKGSFLKFCQLLGGRSVTEFNYRFADAKDACIFVGVRLSRGLEERKEILNLLHEGGYSVVDLSDDEMAKLHVRYMVGGRPSKPLQERLYSFEFPESPGALLKFLHTLGTHWNISLFHYRSHGTDYGRVLAAFELGEHEPDFETRLNELGYECHDETHNPAFRFFLAG, from the coding sequence ATGGCCGAGTCACAACCCTTATCCGCCGCCCCTGAGGGGGCGGAATATCTCCGGGCGGTGCTACGCGCACCGGTCTATGAAGCCGTGCAGGTTACGCCCCTGCAAAAAATGGAAAAAATCTCTTCGCGCCTCGACAACGTGATTCTGGTGAAGCGCGAAGACAGGCAGCCGGTGCACAGCTTTAAGCTGCGTGGAGCCTACGCGATGATGGCCGGGTTGACCGACGAACAAAAAGCGCGCGGTGTGATTACCGCGTCGGCGGGCAACCACGCACAGGGCGTGGCGTTCTCCTCGGCCCGTTTAGGGTTGAAAGCGCTGATCGTAATGCCGGTCGCCACGGCGGATATCAAAGTCGACGCGGTGCGTGGTTTTGGCGGTGAAGTGCTGCTCCACGGTGCGAACTTTGACGAAGCGAAAGCCAAAGCAATTGAGCTGGCGCAGCAGCAAGGTTTTACCTGGGTGCCGCCGTTCGACCACCCGATGGTGATTGCCGGACAAGGCACGCTGGCGCTGGAGCTGCTGCAGCAGGATGCCCATCTCGACCGTGTCTTTGTGCCGGTGGGTGGTGGCGGCCTCGCGGCAGGCGTGGCGGTGCTGATCAAACAGTTGATGCCGCAAATCAAGGTCATTGCCGTTGAAGCGGAAGACTCAGCCTGCCTGAAAGCGGCGCTGGATGCGGGTCATCCGGTGGATCTGCCGCGCGTCGGGCTGTTCGCCGAGGGCGTGGCGGTGAAGCGCATTGGCGACGAAACGTTCCGCCTCTGCCAGGAATATCTCGACGATATCGTCACCGTTGATAGCGATGCTATCTGCGCGGCGATGAAAGATCTGTTTGAGGATGTGCGTGCGGTGGCAGAGCCTTCCGGCGCGCTGGCGCTGGCGGGAATGAAGAAATACATCGCGCAGCACAACATTCGCGGCGAGCGTCTGGCGCACGTGCTTTCTGGTGCCAACGTAAACTTCCACGGCCTGCGCTATGTCTCCGAGCGCTGCGAGCTGGGTGAACAGCGTGAGGCCCTGCTGGCGGTGACCATTCCGGAAGAGAAGGGCAGCTTCCTCAAGTTCTGCCAACTGCTGGGCGGGCGCTCGGTGACGGAGTTCAACTACCGTTTCGCCGATGCCAAAGATGCCTGCATTTTTGTCGGCGTGCGTCTGAGCCGTGGGCTGGAGGAGCGCAAAGAGATCCTCAACCTGCTGCATGAAGGCGGCTACAGCGTGGTGGATCTCTCCGATGACGAAATGGCGAAGCTGCACGTGCGTTACATGGTTGGCGGGCGTCCGTCGAAGCCGCTCCAGGAACGCCTTTACAGCTTCGAGTTCCCGGAATCACCGGGCGCATTGTTGAAGTTCCTGCATACGCTGGGCACGCACTGGAACATCTCGCTGTTCCACTACCGCAGCCACGGTACCGATTACGGTCGTGTGCTGGCGGCATTCGAACTGGGTGAGCACGAGCCGGATTTCGAAACGCGGCTCAATGAACTGGGCTATGAGTGTCACGATGAAACCCATAACCCGGCGTTCCGTTTCTTCCTGGCGGGTTAG
- the ilvY gene encoding HTH-type transcriptional activator IlvY has product MDLRDLKMFLHLAESRHFGRSARAMHVSPSTLSRQIQRLEEDLGQPLFVRDNRTVTLTEAGEELRVFAQQTLLQYQQLRHTIDQQGPSLSGELHIFCSVTAAYSHLPPILDRFRAEHPSVEIKLTTGDAADAMEKVVTGEADLAIAGKPETLPGAVAFSMLENLAVVLIAPALPCPVRNQVSVEKPDWSTVPFIMADQGPVRRRIELWFRRQKISNPSIYATVGGHEAMVSMVALGCGVALLPEVVLENSPEPVRNRVMILERSDEKTPFELGVCAQKKRLHEPLIDAFWKILPNH; this is encoded by the coding sequence GTGGATTTACGCGATCTGAAAATGTTCCTGCATCTGGCGGAAAGCCGTCACTTTGGCCGTAGCGCACGGGCGATGCACGTTAGCCCTTCCACACTGTCACGCCAGATCCAGCGGCTTGAGGAAGATCTCGGCCAGCCGCTGTTCGTGCGCGATAACCGCACCGTCACCCTTACCGAAGCGGGGGAAGAGCTGCGCGTCTTCGCCCAGCAAACCTTGTTGCAGTATCAGCAGTTGCGACACACCATCGACCAGCAAGGGCCGTCGCTCTCCGGTGAGCTTCATATTTTTTGTTCCGTCACCGCAGCCTACAGCCATTTGCCGCCGATCCTTGACCGCTTCCGCGCGGAACATCCGTCGGTCGAAATCAAACTCACTACCGGCGATGCCGCCGACGCCATGGAAAAAGTGGTCACAGGTGAAGCCGATCTCGCCATTGCCGGGAAACCTGAAACCCTGCCGGGGGCGGTGGCGTTCTCAATGCTGGAAAATCTGGCGGTGGTGCTGATCGCCCCGGCGCTCCCCTGCCCGGTGCGTAACCAGGTGTCGGTAGAAAAACCAGACTGGTCAACGGTGCCGTTTATCATGGCCGATCAGGGGCCCGTGCGCCGCCGCATTGAGCTATGGTTCCGCCGTCAGAAAATCAGTAACCCATCGATTTACGCCACGGTCGGCGGCCATGAGGCGATGGTGTCGATGGTGGCGCTCGGCTGCGGCGTGGCGCTGCTGCCGGAAGTGGTGCTGGAAAACAGCCCTGAACCGGTGCGCAACCGCGTAATGATTTTAGAGCGCAGTGACGAGAAAACGCCGTTTGAGCTTGGCGTCTGTGCACAAAAAAAGCGGCTGCATGAGCCGCTTATTGATGCGTTCTGGAAGATTCTGCCCAACCACTAG
- the ilvC gene encoding ketol-acid reductoisomerase — translation MANYFNTLNLRQQLAQLGKCRFMARDEFADGASYLQGKKVVIVGCGAQGLNQGLNMRDSGLDISYALRKEAIAEKRASWRKATENGFKVGTYEELIPQADLVVNLTPDKQHSDVVRSVQPLMKDGAALGYSHGFNIVEVGEQIRKDITVVMVAPKCPGTEVREEYKRGFGVPTLIAVHPENDPKGEGMAIAKAWAAATGGHRAGVLESSFVAEVKSDLMGEQTILCGMLQAGSLLCFDKLVEEGTDPAYAEKLIQFGWETITEALKQGGITLMMDRLSNPAKLRAFALSEQLKTIMAPLFQKHMDDIISGEFSSGMMADWANDDKKLLTWREETGKTAFETAPQFDGKISEQEYFDKGVLMIAMVKAGVELAFETMVDSGIIEESAYYESLHELPLIANTIARKRLYEMNVVISDTAEYGNYLFSYACVPLLKEFMTTLQAGDLGKAIAEGAVDNAQLRDLNEAIRSHEIEKVGQKLRGYMTDMKRIAVAG, via the coding sequence ATGGCTAACTACTTTAATACACTGAACTTGCGCCAGCAGCTGGCGCAGCTGGGCAAATGCCGCTTCATGGCGCGCGATGAATTTGCCGATGGCGCGAGCTACCTTCAGGGTAAAAAAGTGGTCATCGTCGGCTGTGGCGCACAGGGTCTGAACCAGGGCCTGAACATGCGTGACTCCGGTCTGGATATCTCCTACGCCCTGCGTAAAGAAGCGATTGCTGAGAAGCGTGCTTCATGGCGTAAAGCGACCGAAAACGGCTTCAAAGTAGGCACCTACGAAGAGCTGATCCCACAGGCGGATCTGGTGGTTAACCTGACGCCAGATAAACAGCACTCTGACGTTGTGCGTTCCGTACAGCCACTGATGAAAGATGGCGCGGCGCTGGGTTACTCCCACGGCTTCAACATCGTGGAAGTGGGCGAACAGATCCGTAAAGACATCACCGTAGTGATGGTGGCACCGAAGTGTCCAGGCACTGAAGTACGTGAAGAGTACAAGCGTGGCTTCGGCGTACCGACCCTGATTGCGGTTCACCCGGAAAACGATCCGAAAGGCGAAGGCATGGCGATTGCAAAAGCCTGGGCAGCAGCGACCGGCGGCCATCGTGCGGGCGTGCTGGAATCCTCCTTCGTTGCCGAAGTGAAATCTGACCTGATGGGCGAGCAGACCATTCTGTGCGGTATGTTGCAGGCCGGTTCTCTGCTGTGCTTCGACAAGCTGGTGGAAGAGGGCACCGATCCGGCATACGCTGAAAAACTGATTCAGTTCGGCTGGGAAACCATCACCGAAGCGCTGAAGCAGGGCGGCATTACGCTGATGATGGACCGTCTGTCCAACCCGGCGAAACTGCGTGCATTCGCGCTGTCTGAGCAGCTGAAAACCATCATGGCTCCGCTGTTCCAGAAACATATGGACGACATCATCTCCGGCGAGTTCTCTTCCGGCATGATGGCGGACTGGGCGAATGACGATAAGAAACTGCTGACCTGGCGTGAAGAGACCGGCAAAACCGCGTTTGAAACCGCGCCACAGTTTGACGGCAAAATCAGCGAGCAGGAATATTTCGATAAAGGCGTACTGATGATCGCGATGGTGAAAGCGGGCGTTGAGCTGGCGTTTGAAACCATGGTGGATTCCGGCATCATCGAAGAGTCTGCGTACTATGAATCACTGCACGAGCTGCCGCTGATCGCGAACACCATCGCCCGTAAGCGCCTGTACGAAATGAACGTGGTTATCTCTGATACCGCCGAGTATGGTAACTACCTGTTCTCTTATGCATGCGTACCGCTGCTGAAAGAGTTCATGACCACCCTGCAGGCAGGCGATCTGGGCAAAGCGATTGCGGAAGGTGCCGTAGACAACGCACAACTGCGCGACTTGAACGAAGCCATTCGCAGCCATGAAATCGAGAAAGTGGGCCAGAAACTGCGTGGCTACATGACCGACATGAAACGTATCGCGGTAGCAGGTTAA
- the trmL gene encoding tRNA (uridine(34)/cytosine(34)/5-carboxymethylaminomethyluridine(34)-2'-O)-methyltransferase TrmL: protein MLNIVLFEPEIPPNTGNIIRLCANTGFRLHIIEPMGFTWDDKRLRRAGLDYHEFTAVVRHHDYAAFLETEKPQRMFALTTKGTPAHSAVSYQEGDYLLFGPETRGLPATILDALPAEQKIRIPMMPDSRSMNLSNAVSVVVYEAWRQLGYSGAVLRR, encoded by the coding sequence ATGCTTAACATCGTTTTATTCGAACCAGAAATTCCACCTAATACCGGCAACATCATCCGCCTGTGCGCCAATACCGGGTTTCGTCTGCATATCATTGAGCCGATGGGCTTTACATGGGACGACAAACGTCTGCGCCGCGCGGGGCTGGATTATCATGAATTTACTGCCGTGGTTCGCCATCACGATTACGCCGCGTTTCTGGAAACCGAAAAACCGCAGCGCATGTTTGCTCTGACCACCAAAGGCACGCCGGCACACAGCGCTGTAAGCTACCAGGAAGGTGATTATTTGCTGTTTGGCCCGGAAACACGCGGACTGCCAGCGACCATTCTTGATGCTTTACCTGCTGAGCAAAAAATTCGTATTCCGATGATGCCGGACAGCCGCAGCATGAACCTGTCAAATGCGGTGTCGGTCGTGGTGTATGAAGCATGGCGTCAGTTGGGATATTCTGGCGCGGTGTTACGTCGCTGA